The genomic DNA GTTTAGATCGATCCACTCTAGCGTTCATCTTGTCCCGCTTTAAGCGGTAAGCCTCTATTTTAAGGTTTTAAGTTTACAAAGCGATCGTACAACAGTCCTAAATGGGTCGTGGGGTGTGTGCCCGGAAGGCGCAGACCACACCAGGGGTTACAGCGATCGAGATCCTTACAACTGATTTAGGATTGCTGTATTAAAACCCTAAACTTTAGACGTTAAGGAAAATCAGTGAAGATTTGGAATGCAGTTCTTGGATTATTGCAGAGTTATGGTGTTCTGATTGCTAGTATAGTCATCGGCATCAGTCTTAGCCTGCTCAAACCGAATTGGCTTAGTGTTGTTGATCCCTTTGGTGTCGTTTATTTTAATCTCCTGAAAATGTGGGCTTTGCCCACTATGCTCACCAGTCTGATTCTGTCGATTTCTAAGTTTGTTCGTCAAGGCAAACTAGGGGCTAAAGCTAATAGTATTTTTACTGCTGTTTGGACTCGGCTGTTTTTGATATTTGTTATTATATTTCTGACGGCTTTTGTTTTTGAAACCGGTCAAAATGTTAGTGATGCTAACTTGAGACGGATGGGTTCTCTGATCAATCAAACTGATAATTTAACCATGGATTTGATGGTGAACTCTGATATCGTTCAGCCTAATCCCACTGGATTATTAGACTTTGTTGCCACCATTGTCCCAGATAACATTTTTGAGGCTTTGAATGAGTCGGTTTCTATTCAGGTGGTTTCCTTTGCTCTTCTGTTTGGTTTAGCTTTAGGCTGGGCCAAAAGTTTAGAGAATGCTGTACTGCCGACAGTATTAGAGAGAACTTACCAAACCATGAGTCAGCTAACGGGCTGGATTGGTGTTCTGGTGCCGTTTGGACTCTGTATTCAAGTTGCTGATTTGGCGAGGGATGGCAAACTAGATAATCTACTGGCTTTGGCAGACTTCATTGTTATAGTCTGTGTCCTGTTTATCCTGATTTCGGTCTTCAGTATCGGTATTATTTGGCAAAGATCTGGATTCTCTTTACCGTTTGTCCTCTCATCTTTGGGAGAACCGAGTTTGCTAGTTCTGTCTAGTCAGGATGCGGTGTCGGCTATTCCTTCTAGTATTACGGCTCTGAATAATTCCTTACGTTTCGATCGCTCAACCGTTGATTTAGTGATACCCCTGGCCATCACCATTTTGCGCATGGGTTCCTTTGTCTATTTAGTTCAGGTTACGTTTTTCATTGCTGGTTTATATGATATTCCCCTGGGTTTAGGTAAGTTGATTATTATGATTGTGGGGATTGGTCTTGGTACCACAGCCACGTCTACGGCCACCGGGGGAGACGATTTGATTTTAGTGATCCTGCCGGTCTTAAGTTTTTTGGGGTTACCCTTGGAGGCCGTGATCGTTCCGTTGGTAGCCATTGACTTAATTCTCCAACCCTTGCGTGAGCTGACTACGGTTCATGCGGGTATGGCTTTGACCGCGTTGATGTCTACCACCAAACTACCCTCCCAGCCATCCCCTAAACCATCGTAATTATTCAGAGGTCCACAGGAGAATGAGAGTTTCAGGCTCTAGACAAAAGACCTTAGGCGATTGGAGAGGGTCTATTTCACCTTGACAGATTCCCCAATTTTGGTAGGGGCAATCCCCCCGTGGTTGCCCCGGCTGTGGGTCCCCAAGAGGGTCGGCACGGGGGCGAGAACCCTACCTGAGGTCGATGGTTCCCAGGTGAAATCCACCCCGTTGATCCGGCTCTGACCGGCGATCGTGGGGCTGAAACCCTACTCACTTTCCCCCTGAATACAGCAATCCTAAATCAGTTGTAAGGATCTCGATGGCTGAAACCCTTGGTGTGGTGTGCG from Prochlorothrix hollandica PCC 9006 = CALU 1027 includes the following:
- a CDS encoding thioredoxin, giving the protein MDFTWEPSTSGRVLAPVPTLLGTHSRGNHGGIAPTKIGESVKVK
- a CDS encoding dicarboxylate/amino acid:cation symporter, which gives rise to MKIWNAVLGLLQSYGVLIASIVIGISLSLLKPNWLSVVDPFGVVYFNLLKMWALPTMLTSLILSISKFVRQGKLGAKANSIFTAVWTRLFLIFVIIFLTAFVFETGQNVSDANLRRMGSLINQTDNLTMDLMVNSDIVQPNPTGLLDFVATIVPDNIFEALNESVSIQVVSFALLFGLALGWAKSLENAVLPTVLERTYQTMSQLTGWIGVLVPFGLCIQVADLARDGKLDNLLALADFIVIVCVLFILISVFSIGIIWQRSGFSLPFVLSSLGEPSLLVLSSQDAVSAIPSSITALNNSLRFDRSTVDLVIPLAITILRMGSFVYLVQVTFFIAGLYDIPLGLGKLIIMIVGIGLGTTATSTATGGDDLILVILPVLSFLGLPLEAVIVPLVAIDLILQPLRELTTVHAGMALTALMSTTKLPSQPSPKPS